From the Streptomyces sp. SN-593 genome, the window ATCTGGAAACGCGCGAGCCGGAGTACTTCGTCGCCGTCGCCGAGGAACTGCACTTCGGCCACGCGGCCGTCCAGCCCTGGCCATCGCGCAGCCGGCCCTGTCCAAAGCGGTGCGGCGCCCGGAGGCCCGCCTCGGAGTGAAACTGCTGGAGCGATCCAGCCGAAGCGTCCGTCTCACCCCCGCCGGTGAAGCCCTCCTGCACCACGGGCCGGCGCGCGCTCAACGCGGTCGACACAGCCGCCGAGAAGGCCCGCCGGGCCGGCGACCAGCAGACCCGGCTGCGCCTGGTGATCAAGCCGCGCGGCGACGCGAACCTGCTGTCCGCCATCCTGGCCGCCTACGCCGGGCGGCCCGACGCCCGCCAGGTGGACATCGGGAGATCGTTCGCGGGACGACGCTCAGCCGAAAACACGGCACGGAATCATCCAGCACGTAGAGGCGGCGCCCACCTGGGCGCCACCTTTCGCTACCGCCGGACGCGCACGAGTTCGCCGACGGCAGACGGTGAATACTCCACACGGACTGGAAAATTCCCTCTGTGCATGTCAAGTTTGACGGATTCCTGTCAAATGTCGAGCGGAAGAGATCGGGCCTGAAGGGCCCTGGCCCTATGCGAAGTTGTTAGTCAACATCGCGCGTATATGATCTCCCAAGGGAATCTGCCCCCGACTTGCTACTGAACTAGAATTCGTGATGTCGGTCAGCCGTCCGTGATCAGGCCGGTGCCGGCCAGACACCCGTCGACCAGGTCCGGGCGGTACTGGATCTGCTTGAGCCTGCGCTTGACGGCCTGGGTGATCTGGCCGAGGTCGGCTGCGGCGAGGTTGCCCATGTCGCGCTTAACCAGCGACCAGATGCCCTCCTGCGGGTTCAAGTCCGGTGAGTAGCTGGGAAGCTGGAAGACGGTGAGCCAGTCCGCGTGGTCGGCGATGAACTGGCGCATCGGTTCGACCAGGTGCATGCGCAGGTTGTCCCAGACCAGCACGATCGGGCCGCCGAGCTGGATGTGCGCTCTGACCAGCAGGTCACGCAGGTCGCGCCAGCCGATGCCCTTCGGCTCGCCCTTGCGGCCCCGGTACTCGCGGACCGAGTAGAACATCCTCGACCGCTTCCCCGGCTTGTAGCAGGTCAGCCCGGCCATGGACACCCGACCCGAGCCCCGGCCACGGACCCTGACCACCGGCGTTACGCCCTTGCGTCCCCAGCTTCTCGCGCGCGGCGGCGTCATCGACTGCCCGGCTTCGTCCTCGAAGACGATCCAGGCCCCGTGCCCCGCCGCGGTGCTCTTACCCGCGGCCAGGTCTCCTTCTTCCAGACCTCGACCGCCGCGTCGTCGCGTTCGATCGCCCGCCGGGCGGGCTGCTGCCAGGACCAGCCGTGCCGCTTCGGCAGCAGCCAGGTGCCCTCCACCGTGTAGCTCACATGGAACAGCCGGCCGATCAGCGTCTTGATCCGCGCCAGTGTCCACCGCTGGTCGGCCCAGCCGTGGACCAGCGGCCCCCGCTCCAGCTCCCGTTCCAGCCGGGCGATCTGCTTCTCGCCGAGCCTCGGCCGGCCCGGCGATCCCTTCGACAGAACCCCCGCTTCACCGCGCTCGCGCCACTGACGGCGCCACCGCTCCACCGACCGCTCGCTGACCCGCAGCACGGCAGCGATCTCCCCGTTCTTCTGCCCGCCCTCGAAGCGTTCCACGGCCTGCAGCCGGACCCGCTCCCTCAC encodes:
- a CDS encoding IS630 family transposase (programmed frameshift), whose amino-acid sequence is MRYAQGGGLTDAGRAVRERVRLQAVERFEGGQKNGEIAAVLRVSERSVERWRRQWRERGEAGVLSKGSPGRPRLGEKQIARLERELERGPLVHGWADQRWTLARIKTLIGRLFHVSYTVEGTWLLPKRHGWSWQQPARRAIERDDAAVEGLEEGDLAAGKSTAAGHGAWIVFEDEAGQSMTPPRARSWGRKGVTPVVRVRGRGSGRVSMAGLTCYKPGKRSRMFYSVREYRGRKGEPKGIGWRDLRDLLVRAHIQLGGPIVLVWDNLRMHLVEPMRQFIADHADWLTVFQLPSYSPDLNPQEGIWSLVKRDMGNLAAADLGQITQAVKRRLKQIQYRPDLVDGCLAGTGLITDG